A genomic segment from Phragmites australis chromosome 6, lpPhrAust1.1, whole genome shotgun sequence encodes:
- the LOC133922649 gene encoding translation factor GUF1 homolog, chloroplastic gives MATATAATVSRLAVLAPRPSRPVPGRRRTAPSRRLARSATSRGRVLCLAAPVPAAASTTDAGQDRLRKVPISNIRNFCIIAHIDHGKSTLADKLLELTGTVQKREMKQQFLDNMDLERERGITIKLQAARMRYVMNKEPYCLNLIDTPGHVDFSYEVSRSLAACEGALLVVDASQGVEAQTLANVYLALENNLEIILVLNKIDLPGAEPDRVAAEIEEIIGLDCSDAIRCSAKEGIGITEILDALVTKIPPPKDTAKNPLRALIFDSYYDPYRGVIVYFRVVDGSIKKGDKICFMASRKEYAADEIGVLSPNQMQVDELYAGEVGYLSASIRSVADARVGDTITHYSKKADCALPGYSQATPMVFCGLFPIDADQFEELREALEKLQLNDAALKFEPESSSAMGFGFRCGFLGLLHMEIVQERLEREYNLNLIITAPSVVYLVNCANGETVECSNPSLLPEPGKRRSIEEPYVKIEMLTPKDYIGPIMELAQDRRGEFKEMNYITESRAKIIYELPLAEMVGDFFDQLKSRSKGYASMEYSLVGYRESQLVKLDIQINGDPVEALSTIVHRDKAYSIGRALTQKLKELIPRQMFRVPIQACIGTKVIASEALSAIRKDVLSKCYGGDISRKKKLLKKQAEGKKRMKAIGRVDVPQEAFMAVLKLEKEVL, from the exons ATGGCCACAGCCACTGCCGCCACCGTCTCCCGCCTCGCCGTCCTCGCGCCGCGGCCGTCGCGGCCCGTGCCAGGTCGCCGGCGAACAGCCCCCTCTCGCCGGCTCGCTCGCTCCGCCACCTCCCGCGGCCGCGTCCTCTGCCTCGCCGCgcccgtccccgccgcagcctCCACCACCGATGCCGGCCAGGACCGCCTCCGGAAG GTCCCCATTTCGAACATCAGGAACTTCTGCATCATCGCGCACATCGACCACGGCAAGTCCACGCTGGCGGATAAACTTCTGGAGTTGACAGGCACGGTGCAGAAGAGGGAGATGAAGCAGCAGTTCCTGGATAACATGGACCTGGAAAGGGAGAGAGGGATCACCATCAAATTGCAG GCAGCTCGGATGCGCTACGTCATGAATAAAGAACCTTACTGCCTGAATTTGATTGATACACCAGGCCATGTCGATTTCTCATATGAG GTTTCCCGTTCTCTTGCTGCTTGTGAGGGTGCACTTCTGGTAGTTGATGCTTCTCAG GGTGTCGAAGCTCAGACGTTAGCTAATGTGTATCTTGCACTGGAAAACAACCTTGAAATCATACTG GTTCTAAACAAAATAGATCTTCCTGGTGCTGAACCTGATCGCGTCGCAGCGGAGATTGAAGAG ATAATTGGATTAGATTGCAGTGATGCAATTCGGTGTTCAGCAAAG GAGGGCATAGGCATCACCGAGATACTAGATGCCCTCGTGACCAAAATCCCCCCACCAAAGGATACTGCTAAAAATCCTCTCAGAGCTCTTATATTTGACAG CTATTATGATCCATACAGAGGCGTAATTGTGTACTTCCGTGTTGTTGACGGCAGCATAAAGAAAGGGGACAAGATATGTTTTATGGCCAGTAGAAAG GAATATGCTGCTGATGAAATTGGTGTACTATCCCCCAATCAGATGCAAGTAGACGAACTCTATGCTGGCGAG GTCGGTTATCTCTCTGCTTCTATAAGATCAGTGGCAGATGCCAGGGTTGGCGATACAATTACTCATTATTCAAAGAAAGCAGATTGTGCTTTACCAGGATATTCACAAGCTACTCCAATGGTTTTCTGCGGCTTGTTTCCTATAGATGCAGACCA GTTTGAGGAGTTGCGGGAAGCGTTGGAAAAACTTCAGCTAAATGATGCTGCCCTAAAG TTTGAACCAGAATCTTCTAGTGCCATGGGGTTCGGCTTCAGATGTGGGTTCCTTGGCCTTCTTCATATGGAAATTGTTCAG gAAAGGCTTGAGAGGGAGTACAACTTGAACCTAATAATTACTGCACCGAGTGTGGTTTACCTTGTGAATTGTGCCAATGGTGAAACT GTTGAATGTTCAAATCCATCGTTGCTTCCGGAACCTGGGAAACGGAGGTCTATAGAAGAACCATATGTAAAG ATTGAAATGCTTACACCGAAGGATTATATTGGCCCAATAATGGAGCTGGCTCAAGACAGAAGAGGTGAATTCAAGGAAATGAACTACATCACAGAAAGCAGGGCCAAAATTATTTATGAGCTACCACTAGCAGAG ATGGTTGGAGATTTCTTTGATCAACTGAAATCACGAAGCAAAGGATACGCTAGCATGGAATATTCACTTGTCGG GTACAGGGAAAGTCAACTAGTAAAGTTGGATATACAGATCAACGGTGATCCTGTGGAGGCACTGTCAACAATTGTACACAGAGATAAG GCATACTCTATTGGCAGGGCACTTACTCAAAAGCTCAAAGAACTTATACCTCGGCAAATGTTTAGAGTCCCTATTCAA GCATGCATTGGCACAAAGGTCATTGCAAGCGAAGCCCTATCGGCCATCAGGAAGGATGTCCTATCAAAATGCTACG GGGGTGATATATCGAGGAAAAAGAAGTTGCTGAAGAAACAA GctgaaggaaagaaaaggatgAAAGCAATCGGGAGGGTTGATGTTCCGCAAGAAGCATTCATGGCTGTATTGAAACTGGAAAAGGAGGTGCTATGA
- the LOC133922652 gene encoding receptor-like protein 3 — MKPISRSSCNSKISMLSMPQLGCALVMLLSLASLATSCTEQEKGSLLQFVAELCHDSGLTGSWENEEDCCKWEGITCNSNRTVTDVFLASRSLQGHISASLRNLTGLLRLNLSHNLLSGGLPMELVSSNTIIVLDVSFNQLDGDLQELQSSTLLPLQVLNISSNLFTGRFPSTIWEVMENLVALNASNNSFTGQLPTNLCVSAPFFAVLHLSYNQFNGSIPAGLGNCSMLTSLNAGNNNLSGTLPDELFNLTLLEHLSFPNNHLEGSLGGISKLTHLATLDLGGNNLSGNIPDSIDELKRLEELHLDHNSMVGELPSTLSNCTNLIIIDLKSNSFSGELTNVNFSNLPNLKTLDLLRNDFNGTIPESIYSCSNLTALRLSSNKFHGQLSERIGNLKSLTFLSLVNNSLSNITGALQILGSCRNLTTLLIGHNFFDEAMPGDDSIDGFENLRVLAINVCSLSGKIPFWLSKLINLEVLLLYGNQLTGSIPDWINSLNFLFHINISNNSLIGEIPTALMGMPMLKTDKVAPKAFELPVYKSQARQYRMIISFSTMLNLGLNNLTGVIPEEIGQLKALISLNLNSNKFTGAIPQSISNLTNLEVLDLSGNHLTGEIPTALNNLHFLSKFNISNNDLEGPIPITGQLSTFPSSSFDGNPKLCGPVLAHHCGSAEAIFSIKQTDETVEKVIFVITFGAFFGVGVLYDQIVLSRIFG; from the coding sequence ATGAAGCCAATATCCCGTTCTTCATGCAACAGCAAAATCAGCATGTTATCCATGCCACAATTAGGCTGTGCCCTCGTGATGCTTCTCTCCTTGGCCTCCCTTGCCACATCATGTACCGAGCAGGAGAAGGGATCCTTGCTCCAGTTCGTTGCTGAGCTCTGCCACGACAGTGGCCTCACTGGTTCATGGGAGAATGAAGAAGATTGTTGCAAATGGGAAGGGATCACCTGCAATTCAAATCGGACGGTGACCGATGTCTTCCTGGCTTCAAGGAGCCTTCAGGGACACATCTCAGCGTCCCTTCGCAACCTCACCGGACTGCTGCGCCTGAACCTGTCCCACAACTTGTTGTCCGGAGGCCTACCAATGGAGCTGGTGTCCTCCAACACCATCATTGTCCTTGATGTCAGCTTCAACCAACTCGATGGAGATTTACAGGAGCTGCAATCTTCAACCCTCCTACCTCTGCAGGTATTGAACATCTCAAGCAACTTGTTTACAGGACGGTTTCCATCCACCATTTGGGAGGTGATGGAGAATCTGGTTGCACTCAATGCCAGCAACAACAGCTTTACTGGGCAGCTACCAACTAACTTATGTGTCAGCGCGCCATTCTTTGCTGTGCTTCATCTCAGCTACAACCAATTCAATGGAAGCATCCCTGCAGGACTCGGTAACTGTTCCATGCTAACATCTCTCAACGCTGGGAACAATAACCTCAGTGGGACTCTTCCTGATGAACTCTTCAATCTTACCTTGTTGGAGCACCTCTCTTTTCCTAATAATCATTTAGAAGGATCACTCGGCGGCATCAGCAAGCTCACACATCTGGCCACCCTTGATCTTGGAGGGAATAATCTCAGTGGAAATATCCCAGACTCCATCGATGAGCTCAAGAGATTAGAGGAACTCCATTTGGACCACAATAGCATGGTTGGGGAGCTTCCATCAACTCTGAGCAACTGCACAAATCTCATAATCATCGACCTCAAGAGCAACAGTTTCAGCGGAGAACTCACCAATGTCAATTTCTCCAACTTACCAAATCTAAAAACCTTAGATCTTCTGCGGAACGACTTCAATGGTACAATTCCAGAAAGCATCTATTCATGCAGCAATCTAACAGCACTGCGGCTATCTTCCAATAAGTTCCATGGCCAGTTGTCAGAAAGAATAGGTAATCTGAAGTCCCTCACTTTCCTATCACTTGTTAACAACTCCCTTTCAAATATCACAGGTGCACTTCAGATCCTAGGGAGTTGCAGGAATCTGACCACCTTGTTAATTGGGCACAACTTTTTTGATGAGGCCATGCCAGGGGATGATAGTATTGATGGTTTTGAGAATCTTCGGGTTCTTGCTATAAATGTCTGTTCCTTATCTGGAAAAATACCTTTTTGGTTATCGAAGCTCATAAATTTGGAGGTGTTGCTATTGTATGGAAATCAACTAACCGGATCAATACCAGACTGGATCAACAGCCTAAACTTCCTATTCCATATAAACATATCAAACAACAGCCTTATAGGTGAAATTCCAACAGCTTTAATGGGCATGCCAATGCTAAAAACAGATAAGGTTGCACCAAAGGCCTTTGAGCTGCCTGTTTATAAGTCTCAAGCAAGACAATACCGCATGATCATTTCTTTCTCTACAATGCTGAATCTGGGCCTCAATAACTTAACTGGTGTGATCCCCGAAGAGATTGGTCAGTTAAAAGCACTCATTTCACTCAATTTGAACTCCAACAAATTCACTGGAGCGATCCCACAATCGATCTCCAACCTCACAAACCTTGAGGTGCTGGACTTGTCTGGCAACCATCTAACAGGTGAAATCCCGACCGCACTAAACAATCTGCATTTCCTTTCTAAGTTCAATATCTCTAACAACGACCTAGAAGGGCCTATCCCAATCACCGGCCAGCTCAGCACGTTTCCAAGTTCCAGCTTTGATGGGAACCCAAAGTTGTGTGGTCCTGTGCTTGCCCACCACTGTGGTTCAGCAGAAGCAATTTTCTCCATAAAACAAACTGATGAAACGGTTGAAAAGGTCATCTTTGTGATCACCTTTGGTGCATTCTTTGGTGTAGGGGTGCTCTATGATCAGATAGTGTTATCAAGGATTTTTGGCTAG
- the LOC133922650 gene encoding thiosulfate sulfurtransferase 18-like, with protein sequence MASAVASSDKQQDIPTVDADQARALLSSGHSYIDVRMLEDFDKAHAPGARNVPYYLCVTPQGKEKNPHFVEEVAALCGKDDSFIVGCFTGNRSRFATADLLNAGFKNVKNLEGGYRSFLRSANQQPGQQ encoded by the exons ATGGCGTCTGCTGTGGCAAGCAG CGACAAGCAGCAGGACATCCCGACCGTCGACGCCGACCAAGCGCGCGCCCTCTTGAGCTCCGGCCACAGCTACATCGATGTCAG GATGCTGGAGGACTTCGACAAGGCGCATGCCCCCGGTGCTCGCAATGTGCCCTACTACCTCTGTGTCACGCCCCAAG GGAAGGAGAAGAATCCGCACTTCGTTGAGGAAGTAGCTGCACTCTGTGGCAAGGACGACAGCTTCATTGTG GGTTGCTTCACGGGGAACAGATCCAGGTTCGCGACTGCAGACCTTCTAAACGCG GGATTCAAGAATGTGAAGAACCTGGAAGGTGGCTACCGCTCCTTTCTCCGGAGTGCAAATCAGCAGCCAGGCCAACAGTAG